In Endozoicomonas sp. GU-1, one DNA window encodes the following:
- a CDS encoding RAP domain-containing protein yields the protein MVIEVQGPSHYVGGDFKTRNGSTLLKIALLQKAGFEVIEIPVNMLSSQDLMKPYIDQIKTRIGIPPQEHGFVSHKRAWTGAAYMTGEEHLAEQTNPAKRKKTGSQ from the coding sequence ATGGTGATTGAAGTCCAGGGTCCCTCTCATTATGTGGGTGGTGATTTCAAAACCAGGAATGGTTCGACTCTGCTGAAAATCGCACTGTTGCAAAAAGCAGGATTTGAGGTCATTGAAATTCCGGTTAACATGCTCTCGAGTCAGGATTTAATGAAACCATACATTGATCAAATAAAGACCAGGATAGGCATCCCGCCACAGGAGCATGGCTTTGTATCACATAAAAGAGCGTGGACAGGTGCTGCATACATGACTGGTGAAGAACATTTAGCAGAGCAAACCAACCCGGCAAAGAGGAAGAAAACAGGCAGCCAGTAA
- a CDS encoding DUF1601 domain-containing protein: MDGSSAGISGQYARSDNGYNQPNGHAPSARRGRYRHATVRQQDTHPRSTPGCNKFHPSSGTHPSQYLIHRSVNSAQDFNALIKPEIMAGLVRKSDRFGHRYDGRDHGLYASSVKKYTLGAKRPLNQAEQSQLMRLLQNFTATRSWNWRSLTTTLHSFTSAGVFTPHKPMDERVQLTQAALLTTLLDAIIFKCNQKPEASDIGAQEIANLLWAMAKLVDNGQELTPGLNEAVVAMLPYVNAQKDHFIPQHIVNLLWSMAKLVDNGQELTPGLNEAVAAMLPYVNAQKDQFIPQGIANLLWAMAKMADNGLKHTPRLKEAVAALLPHVNTQKACFKPPEIANLLWAMAKLVDNSQEQTPDFNKAVAVLLPLVKVQKADFTPQGIANLLWAMAKLLYNGMEPTPGFTEAVAALLPHVNAQKGQFIPQHIASLLWTMAKLVDNRQYRTSELNGAVVALLPLVDAQKDQFIPQRIAKLLWALAKLVDSGQEQTPECKEAVAALLLRVNAQKNQFNAQEIANLLWAMAKLVDNGQERTPGFNEAVAALLPHVNAHKDQFNAQEIANLLWAMAKLVDSGQERTAELKQAVAVLLPHVNVQKDQFIPQAITNLLWAMTKMVDNGKEHTPRLKKAVAALLPHVNAQKDQFSARGIAILLWAVAKLGELVELNLATSSFESLVYRISENLQFSQQEILMSLWGVMVCSARFSLDSNTNKSNVFEQHMDDLFTRLENTSPDNEEEQSIITMAASWLGRACPVVCHYQTNISKTQVGFRDQLKSSIPSLKIE; encoded by the coding sequence ATGGATGGAAGTTCTGCTGGTATCAGTGGTCAATACGCAAGATCAGATAACGGTTACAACCAACCGAATGGCCATGCCCCTTCTGCAAGGCGTGGGCGATATAGACATGCAACAGTCAGACAGCAGGATACTCACCCCCGCTCTACCCCGGGCTGTAATAAATTTCACCCTTCTTCCGGCACACACCCTTCTCAATATTTAATACACCGTTCAGTAAACTCTGCTCAAGATTTTAATGCCCTCATCAAACCAGAAATAATGGCTGGTCTGGTGAGGAAATCGGATCGTTTCGGCCATCGCTATGATGGGAGAGATCACGGCCTATATGCCAGTTCAGTTAAAAAATACACGTTAGGTGCTAAAAGACCGTTAAATCAAGCGGAACAAAGCCAGCTGATGCGTTTGCTGCAAAATTTTACCGCAACACGGAGCTGGAATTGGCGAAGCCTGACGACAACACTGCACTCATTTACTTCGGCGGGTGTTTTTACCCCACATAAACCCATGGATGAACGTGTTCAGCTCACTCAAGCAGCCTTATTGACGACGCTACTTGATGCAATAATATTCAAATGCAACCAAAAACCTGAAGCCAGTGATATTGGTGCTCAGGAAATCGCAAACCTGCTGTGGGCCATGGCGAAACTGGTGGACAATGGGCAGGAACTAACACCAGGGCTCAACGAGGCCGTGGTCGCAATGTTGCCCTACGTAAACGCACAGAAAGACCACTTTATTCCTCAGCATATTGTCAACCTGCTGTGGTCCATGGCGAAACTGGTGGACAACGGGCAGGAACTAACACCAGGGCTCAACGAGGCCGTGGCCGCAATGTTGCCCTACGTAAACGCACAGAAAGACCAATTTATTCCTCAGGGTATCGCCAACCTGCTGTGGGCCATGGCGAAAATGGCAGACAACGGGCTGAAGCACACTCCGAGGCTCAAAGAGGCCGTAGCCGCGCTGTTGCCCCACGTAAACACACAAAAAGCTTGCTTTAAACCACCGGAAATCGCCAACCTGTTGTGGGCCATGGCGAAACTGGTGGACAACAGCCAGGAGCAGACACCCGATTTCAACAAGGCCGTGGCCGTGCTGTTGCCCCTCGTGAAAGTACAGAAAGCTGACTTTACACCACAGGGAATCGCCAACCTGCTGTGGGCCATGGCGAAACTTTTGTACAACGGGATGGAGCCGACACCTGGGTTCACAGAGGCCGTGGCCGCGCTGCTACCCCACGTGAACGCACAGAAAGGCCAATTTATTCCTCAGCATATCGCCAGCCTGCTGTGGACCATGGCGAAACTGGTGGACAACAGACAGTACCGGACATCAGAGCTGAATGGGGCCGTGGTCGCGCTGTTACCACTCGTGGACGCACAGAAAGACCAGTTTATTCCTCAGCGAATCGCCAAACTGCTGTGGGCCTTGGCAAAATTGGTGGATAGCGGCCAGGAACAGACACCAGAGTGCAAAGAGGCCGTGGCCGCGCTGTTGCTTCGCGTGAACGCACAGAAAAACCAATTTAATGCCCAGGAAATCGCCAACCTGCTGTGGGCCATGGCGAAACTGGTGGACAACGGGCAGGAACGAACACCCGGGTTCAACGAGGCTGTGGCCGCACTGTTGCCACACGTAAACGCACACAAAGACCAATTTAATGCCCAGGAAATCGCCAACCTGCTGTGGGCCATGGCGAAACTGGTGGACAGCGGGCAGGAGCGGACAGCAGAGCTCAAACAGGCTGTGGCCGTGTTGTTGCCCCACGTAAACGTACAGAAAGACCAATTTATTCCTCAGGCTATCACCAACCTGCTGTGGGCCATGACGAAAATGGTAGACAACGGAAAGGAGCACACACCAAGGCTCAAAAAGGCCGTGGCAGCACTATTGCCCCACGTGAACGCACAGAAAGACCAATTTAGTGCCCGGGGTATTGCGATCCTGCTGTGGGCAGTGGCGAAACTGGGTGAGCTCGTTGAGCTGAACCTGGCTACCTCTTCGTTCGAATCACTTGTCTATAGAATCAGTGAGAACCTTCAGTTTTCTCAGCAAGAGATATTGATGTCTCTCTGGGGAGTCATGGTATGCTCTGCCAGGTTTTCTCTAGATTCCAATACCAACAAAAGTAACGTGTTTGAACAGCACATGGATGACCTGTTCACTCGCCTGGAAAATACCTCGCCAGACAATGAAGAAGAACAATCCATCATTACCATGGCTGCAAGTTGGCTTGGCAGAGCCTGTCCGGTCGTCTGCCATTACCAGACAAACATTTCAAAAACCCAGGTCGGCTTCCGCGATCAACTCAAATCATCTATTCCATCTTTGAAGATCGAATAG
- a CDS encoding DUF1601 domain-containing protein, whose amino-acid sequence MAKLVDNGQERTPELNEAVASLLPHVNTQKDQFIPQHIANLLWAMAKLVDNGQERTPVLNEAVAALLPLMNAKKNQLNVQGIVNLLWAMSKLVDNGLLTPELKRALATLLPHVNAQKDQFIPQHIANLLWTMAKLAENTQQQTPGLNEAVAALLPLVNAQKDQFIPQHIANLLWAMAKLVDNGQELTPGLNEAMTALLSQVNVQKDQFTAQGIANLLWAMAKLVDNGQDRTPEINEAVAELLPYVNTQKYQFIPQHIASLLWAMAKLVDNGQEQTPRLKEALAALLPHVNTQKDQFIPQHIASLLWAMAKLVDNGLELTPGLNEAMTVLLPHVNVQKDQFTPQGIANLLWAMAKLVDNGQDRTPELNEAVAALLSHVNSQKDQFIPQNIANLLWAMAKLVDNGQEPTPELKEAVAALLPCVNAQKDQFNAQGIANLLWATAKLGELIELNLAISTFESLVYRISEKLQFSQEEISMSLWGVMVCCARLSLDCNANKNNVLEKHMNDLFTRLENTFLHNEEDQRTIVLAASWLGRACPVVPHYQTTISNTQADFRDHLQSSIPSLKIEEEKSLNSLPPVDLLLTDHNMVLEVQGPGHYVGGDFKTRNGSTLLKIALLQKAGFEVIEIPVNRLLSQDLMKPYIDQIKTRIGIPPQEHGSVSLKRGWTDAAYVTGEEHIAKQSNPAKRKKTGSQ is encoded by the coding sequence ATGGCGAAACTGGTGGACAACGGGCAGGAACGGACGCCAGAGCTCAACGAGGCCGTTGCGTCGCTGTTGCCCCACGTGAACACACAGAAAGACCAATTTATTCCTCAGCATATCGCCAACCTGCTGTGGGCCATGGCGAAACTGGTGGACAACGGGCAGGAGCGGACACCAGTGCTCAACGAGGCCGTAGCTGCCCTGTTGCCCCTCATGAACGCAAAGAAAAACCAACTTAATGTCCAGGGCATTGTCAACCTGCTGTGGGCCATGTCGAAACTGGTGGACAACGGGCTGCTGACACCAGAGCTCAAAAGGGCCTTGGCCACGCTGTTGCCCCACGTGAACGCACAGAAAGACCAATTTATTCCTCAGCATATCGCCAACCTGCTATGGACCATGGCGAAACTGGCGGAAAATACGCAGCAGCAGACACCAGGGCTCAACGAGGCAGTGGCCGCCCTGTTGCCTCTCGTGAACGCGCAGAAAGACCAATTTATTCCTCAGCATATCGCCAACCTGCTGTGGGCCATGGCGAAACTGGTGGACAACGGGCAGGAGCTGACACCCGGGCTCAACGAGGCCATGACCGCGCTGTTGTCCCAGGTGAACGTACAGAAAGACCAATTTACTGCTCAGGGAATTGCCAACCTGCTGTGGGCCATGGCAAAACTGGTGGACAACGGTCAGGATCGGACACCAGAGATCAACGAGGCCGTGGCTGAGCTGCTGCCCTACGTGAACACACAGAAGTACCAATTTATTCCTCAGCATATCGCCAGCCTGCTGTGGGCCATGGCGAAACTGGTGGACAACGGGCAGGAGCAAACACCACGGCTCAAAGAGGCCTTGGCCGCGCTGTTGCCCCACGTGAACACACAGAAGGACCAATTTATTCCTCAGCATATCGCCAGCCTGCTGTGGGCCATGGCGAAACTGGTGGACAACGGGCTGGAGCTGACACCCGGGCTCAACGAGGCCATGACCGTGCTGTTGCCCCACGTGAACGTACAGAAAGACCAATTTACTCCTCAGGGAATTGCCAACCTGCTGTGGGCCATGGCAAAACTGGTGGACAACGGTCAGGATCGGACACCAGAGCTCAATGAGGCCGTGGCCGCACTGTTGTCCCACGTGAATTCACAGAAAGACCAATTTATTCCTCAGAATATCGCCAACCTGCTGTGGGCCATGGCAAAACTGGTGGACAACGGGCAGGAGCCGACACCAGAACTCAAAGAGGCCGTGGCCGCGCTGTTGCCCTGCGTGAACGCACAGAAAGACCAATTTAATGCCCAGGGTATTGCCAACCTGCTGTGGGCCACGGCCAAACTGGGTGAACTCATTGAGCTGAACCTGGCTATCTCTACGTTTGAATCGCTTGTCTATCGAATCAGTGAGAAGCTTCAGTTTTCTCAGGAAGAGATATCGATGTCTCTCTGGGGAGTCATGGTATGCTGTGCCAGGTTGTCTCTAGACTGCAATGCCAATAAAAATAACGTGCTTGAAAAGCACATGAACGACCTGTTTACCCGTCTGGAAAATACATTCCTGCACAATGAAGAGGATCAACGCACCATTGTCCTGGCCGCAAGTTGGCTTGGCAGAGCGTGTCCGGTCGTCCCCCATTACCAGACAACCATTTCAAATACCCAAGCCGACTTCCGCGATCATCTCCAATCATCTATTCCATCTTTGAAGATTGAAGAAGAAAAGAGTCTGAACTCATTACCTCCGGTTGACCTGCTTCTGACAGATCACAACATGGTTCTTGAAGTTCAGGGACCGGGTCATTACGTAGGTGGTGATTTCAAAACCAGGAATGGTTCGACTCTGCTGAAAATCGCACTGTTGCAAAAAGCAGGATTTGAAGTCATTGAAATTCCGGTTAACAGGCTCTTGAGTCAGGATTTAATGAAACCATACATTGATCAAATAAAGACCAGAATAGGCATTCCGCCACAGGAGCATGGCTCTGTATCACTTAAAAGAGGGTGGACAGATGCTGCATACGTGACTGGTGAAGAACATATAGCAAAGCAAAGCAACCCGGCAAAGAGGAAGAAAACAGGCAGCCAATAA
- a CDS encoding DUF1601 domain-containing protein codes for MGHGETGGQRAGQIPGLNKAVAALLPLVNTLVVSGQEQIPGPNEAVAALLPLVNTQQDQFNAQGIANLLWAMAKLVDNGQEQTPGLNKAVVALLPLVNAKKDQFNAQGIANLLWATAKLGELIELNLATSTFESLVYRISEKLQFSQEEISMSLWGVMVCCARLSLDSNANKNNVLEKHMDDLFTRLENTFLHNEEDQRTIVLAASWLGRACPVVPHYQTTISNTQAEFRDQLQSSIPSLKIEEEKSLNSLPPVDLLLTDHNMVLEVQGPGHYVGGDFKTRNGSTLLKIALLQKAGFEVIEIPVNRLLSQDLMKPYIDQIKARIGIPPQGHGSVSLKRGWTGAAYVTGEEHLAEQSNPAKRKKTGSQ; via the coding sequence GTGGGCCATGGCGAAACTGGTGGTCAGCGGGCAGGACAGATACCAGGGCTCAACAAGGCCGTGGCTGCCCTGTTGCCCCTCGTGAACACGCTGGTGGTAAGCGGGCAGGAGCAGATACCAGGGCCCAACGAGGCTGTGGCTGCCCTGTTGCCTCTCGTGAACACACAGCAAGACCAATTTAATGCCCAGGGTATCGCCAACCTGCTGTGGGCTATGGCGAAACTGGTGGACAACGGGCAGGAGCAGACACCAGGGCTCAACAAGGCTGTGGTCGCGCTGTTGCCCCTTGTGAACGCAAAGAAAGACCAATTTAATGCCCAGGGTATTGCCAACCTGCTCTGGGCCACGGCCAAACTGGGTGAACTCATTGAGCTGAACCTGGCTACCTCTACGTTCGAATCGCTTGTCTATCGAATCAGTGAGAAGCTTCAGTTTTCTCAGGAAGAGATATCGATGTCTCTCTGGGGAGTCATGGTATGCTGTGCCAGGTTGTCTCTAGACTCCAATGCCAATAAAAATAACGTGCTCGAAAAGCACATGGACGACCTGTTCACCCGTCTGGAAAATACATTCCTGCACAATGAAGAGGATCAACGCACCATTGTCCTGGCCGCAAGCTGGCTTGGCAGAGCGTGTCCGGTCGTCCCCCATTACCAGACAACCATTTCAAATACCCAAGCCGAATTCCGCGATCAACTCCAATCATCTATTCCATCTTTGAAGATTGAAGAAGAAAAGAGTCTGAACTCACTGCCTCCAGTTGACCTGCTTCTGACAGATCACAACATGGTTCTTGAAGTTCAGGGACCGGGTCATTACGTAGGTGGTGATTTCAAAACCAGGAATGGTTCGACTCTGCTGAAAATCGCACTGTTGCAAAAAGCAGGATTTGAAGTCATTGAAATTCCGGTTAACAGGCTCTTGAGTCAGGATTTAATGAAACCATACATTGATCAAATAAAGGCCAGGATAGGCATCCCGCCACAGGGGCATGGCTCTGTATCACTTAAAAGAGGGTGGACAGGTGCTGCATACGTCACTGGTGAAGAACATTTAGCAGAGCAAAGCAACCCGGCAAAGAGGAAGAAAACAGGCAGCCAGTAA
- a CDS encoding RAP domain-containing protein, whose protein sequence is MDKNSAGISGQYTRSKNSCNQPNGHTPSSRRGRYRHATVRQWDTLPRTAPRHNEFYQSSGTRAYQHLQCRSVNTAQDFNALIKPEIMDDLVRKSNRFGHRYDGRNHGHYASSIKKYTLAVQRPLNRTEQSQLMRLLQNFTATRSWNWRSLTTTLHSLTSAGVFTLHKPMDERVKLTQTILLSTLLDAIIFKCNQKPPARDIDTRGIANLLWAMAKLVDNGQAQTPELKEAMAELLTLVNAQKDQFIPQHIANLLWAMAKLVDKGQEQTPEFKKTVASLLPLVNAQKNQFTAQGIVNLLWAMAKLVDKGQERTPGLKEAVAALLPHVNAQKAHFNPQEIANLLWAMAKLVGCGLHTSGLTEALAALLPHVNAQQAHFKPQEIANLLWAMAKLVDSGQEQTPEFKEAVTTLLPQVNAKKALFKPQEITNLLWAMAKLVDNGQEQTPRLKEAVAALLHRVNTQKDQFIPQHIANLLWAMAKLVDNGQELTPGLNEAMTVLLPQVNVQKDQFTAQGIANLLWAMAKLVDNGQERTPELNEAVAELLPYVNTQKYQFIPQHIASLLWAMAKLVDNGQEQTPRLKEALASLLPHVNTQKDQFIPQHIANLLWAMAKLVDSGQELTPGLNEAMTVLLPHVNVQKDQFNAQGIANLLWAMAKLVDNGQKRTPELKRALAVLLPHVNSKKDQFIPQNIANLLWAMAKLVDNGQEPTPELKRALAVLLPHVKVQKANFNPQEIANQLWAMAKLVDNGQEQTPEFNEAVAALLTCITVQKAHFKSQHIASLLWAMAKLVDSGQEQTPGLNEATAALLPLVNAQKDQFNEQGIANLLWTMAKLVDIGQEWTPEFQAAIAALLPHVNSQKANFTPQAISNLLWAMAKLVDNGQEWIPEFKAAMDVLLPHVNAQKANFKPQGIANLLWAMAKLGELAELNVVTSTFESLVYRIRESPQLSKQDISMSLWGVMVCCARLSLVSNANNNNVLEKHMVDLLTRLENTLPDPDNEDDRSIMIMAASWLGRASSVVPHYQTTISKTQGDFRDQLQSSIPYLKIEEEKSLNSLPPVDLLLPDHNMVIEVQGPSHYVGGDFNTRNGSTLLKIALLQKAGFEVIEIPTNRLLNNDLMKPYIEQIKIRIGIPPQGHDSVSLKRGWTDAVYVTGEEHLAEQSNPAKRKKTSSQ, encoded by the coding sequence ATGGATAAAAATTCTGCTGGTATCAGTGGTCAATACACAAGATCAAAAAACAGTTGTAACCAACCGAATGGCCATACCCCTTCTTCAAGGCGTGGGCGATACAGACATGCCACAGTCAGACAATGGGATACCCTTCCCCGCACTGCACCGCGTCACAATGAATTTTATCAGTCTTCTGGCACACGCGCTTATCAACATCTACAGTGCCGTTCAGTAAACACTGCTCAAGATTTTAATGCCCTCATCAAACCAGAAATAATGGATGATCTGGTGCGTAAATCGAACCGTTTCGGTCATCGCTATGATGGGAGAAATCACGGGCACTATGCCAGTTCAATTAAAAAATACACGTTAGCTGTTCAAAGACCGTTAAATCGAACAGAACAAAGCCAGCTGATGCGTTTGCTGCAAAATTTTACCGCAACCCGGAGCTGGAATTGGCGAAGCCTGACGACAACACTGCACTCATTGACTTCAGCGGGTGTTTTTACCCTTCATAAACCCATGGATGAGCGAGTTAAACTTACTCAGACTATCTTATTGTCAACACTTCTTGATGCAATAATATTCAAGTGCAACCAAAAGCCGCCAGCCAGGGATATTGATACCCGGGGAATTGCCAACCTGCTGTGGGCCATGGCGAAACTGGTGGACAACGGGCAGGCGCAGACACCAGAACTCAAAGAGGCCATGGCCGAGCTGTTAACCCTCGTAAACGCACAGAAAGACCAATTTATTCCGCAGCATATCGCCAACCTGCTGTGGGCCATGGCGAAACTGGTGGACAAAGGCCAGGAGCAGACACCAGAGTTCAAAAAGACCGTCGCCTCGCTGTTGCCCCTGGTGAACGCACAGAAAAACCAATTTACTGCCCAGGGGATTGTCAACCTGCTGTGGGCCATGGCAAAACTGGTGGACAAAGGGCAGGAACGGACACCGGGACTCAAAGAGGCAGTGGCCGCGTTGTTGCCCCACGTGAACGCACAGAAAGCTCACTTTAACCCCCAGGAAATCGCCAACCTGCTGTGGGCCATGGCAAAACTGGTCGGCTGCGGGCTGCATACATCAGGGCTTACAGAGGCCTTGGCCGCGCTGTTGCCCCACGTGAACGCACAGCAAGCACACTTTAAACCCCAGGAAATCGCCAATCTGCTGTGGGCCATGGCAAAACTGGTCGACAGCGGGCAGGAACAGACACCAGAGTTCAAAGAGGCCGTGACCACGCTGTTGCCCCAAGTGAATGCCAAGAAAGCTCTCTTTAAACCACAGGAAATCACCAATCTGCTGTGGGCCATGGCGAAACTGGTGGACAACGGCCAGGAGCAAACACCACGGCTCAAAGAGGCCGTGGCCGCGCTATTGCACCGCGTGAACACACAGAAGGACCAATTTATTCCTCAGCATATCGCCAACCTGCTGTGGGCCATGGCGAAACTGGTGGACAACGGGCAGGAGCTGACACCCGGGCTCAACGAGGCCATGACCGTGCTGTTGCCCCAGGTGAACGTACAGAAAGACCAATTTACTGCTCAGGGAATTGCCAACCTGCTGTGGGCCATGGCAAAACTGGTGGACAACGGTCAGGAACGGACACCAGAGCTCAACGAGGCCGTGGCTGAGCTGCTGCCCTACGTGAACACACAGAAGTACCAATTTATCCCTCAGCATATCGCCAGCCTGCTGTGGGCCATGGCGAAACTGGTGGACAACGGGCAGGAGCAAACACCACGGCTCAAAGAGGCCTTGGCCTCGCTGTTGCCCCACGTGAACACACAGAAGGACCAATTTATTCCTCAGCATATCGCCAACCTGCTGTGGGCCATGGCGAAACTGGTGGACAGCGGGCAGGAGCTGACACCCGGGCTCAACGAGGCCATGACCGTGCTGTTGCCCCACGTGAACGTACAGAAAGACCAATTTAATGCTCAGGGAATTGCCAACCTGCTGTGGGCCATGGCAAAACTGGTGGACAACGGGCAGAAACGGACACCAGAGCTCAAAAGGGCTCTGGCCGTGCTGTTGCCCCACGTGAATTCAAAGAAAGACCAATTTATTCCTCAGAATATCGCCAACCTGCTGTGGGCCATGGCGAAACTGGTAGATAACGGGCAAGAGCCAACACCAGAGCTCAAAAGGGCTCTGGCCGTGCTGTTGCCCCACGTGAAGGTACAGAAAGCTAACTTTAACCCACAGGAAATCGCCAACCAGCTGTGGGCCATGGCGAAACTGGTGGACAACGGGCAGGAGCAGACACCAGAGTTCAACGAAGCCGTTGCTGCGCTGTTGACCTGCATCACCGTACAAAAAGCTCACTTTAAATCACAGCATATCGCCAGCCTGCTGTGGGCCATGGCGAAACTGGTAGACAGCGGGCAGGAGCAGACACCAGGGCTCAACGAGGCTACGGCCGCGCTGCTGCCCCTTGTAAATGCACAGAAAGACCAGTTTAATGAACAAGGTATCGCCAACCTGCTTTGGACCATGGCGAAACTGGTGGACATCGGGCAGGAGTGGACACCAGAGTTCCAAGCGGCTATTGCCGCGCTGTTACCCCACGTGAACTCACAGAAAGCTAACTTTACACCTCAGGCAATCAGCAACCTTCTGTGGGCCATGGCGAAACTGGTGGACAACGGGCAGGAGTGGATACCAGAGTTTAAAGCGGCCATGGACGTGCTGTTACCCCACGTGAACGCACAGAAAGCTAACTTTAAACCACAGGGTATCGCCAACCTGCTGTGGGCCATGGCGAAACTGGGTGAACTCGCTGAGCTGAATGTGGTTACCTCTACCTTCGAATCGCTTGTCTACCGAATCAGAGAAAGCCCTCAGCTCTCCAAGCAAGATATATCGATGTCTCTCTGGGGCGTAATGGTATGCTGTGCCAGGTTGTCTCTGGTCTCCAATGCCAATAACAATAACGTGCTTGAAAAGCACATGGTTGACCTGTTGACTCGCCTGGAAAATACCTTGCCAGATCCAGATAATGAAGATGATCGATCCATCATGATCATGGCCGCCAGTTGGCTTGGCAGAGCCTCTTCGGTCGTCCCCCATTACCAGACAACCATTTCAAAAACCCAAGGCGACTTCCGCGATCAACTCCAATCATCTATTCCATATCTGAAGATTGAAGAAGAAAAAAGTCTGAACTCATTACCTCCGGTTGACCTGCTGCTGCCAGATCACAACATGGTAATTGAAGTTCAGGGTCCCTCTCATTACGTAGGTGGTGATTTCAACACCAGGAATGGTTCGACTCTGCTGAAAATAGCACTGTTGCAAAAAGCAGGATTTGAGGTCATTGAAATCCCGACTAACCGGCTTTTGAACAACGATTTAATGAAACCCTATATTGAACAAATAAAGATCAGGATAGGCATCCCGCCACAGGGCCATGACTCTGTATCACTTAAAAGAGGTTGGACAGATGCTGTATACGTGACTGGTGAAGAACATTTAGCAGAGCAAAGCAACCCTGCAAAGAGGAAGAAAACAAGCAGCCAGTAA